A single region of the Paramicrobacterium fandaimingii genome encodes:
- a CDS encoding ATP-binding protein gives MTYSPRIIDSLLDDLVPELAAIALEGAKGVGKTATATQRAATIFSLNKRAQRAVVAADPEAVTLAAKPTFIDEWQLVPDVWEEVRSAVDNNTSGGQFLLAGSAGIAPGVRIHSGAGRIISLTMRPLAFSERGIATPAVSLGELLSGVRPRVTGTTSVSLDTYTDEILRSGFPGIRGLGERGRKMQLDSYLSRLVARELPENGVSIRHPGALMKWLAAYGAATSTDASYTTLLDAASAGVADKPARSTIESYREHLERLYVLDPLPPWIPTFNPLKRLRRSPKHHLVDPGLAARLVGVGKSGLLHGEGTVSQSTGTWLGALFESLATQSIRVYAEPHGAQLGHLRTSDNRREIDLIVEGEDRGVVAIEVKLAATIGDRDVRHLNWLQDQIGDRLADKVVVNTGPYAYRRPDGVAVVPLALLGP, from the coding sequence GTGACCTACTCTCCGCGGATCATTGACTCGCTCTTGGACGATCTCGTTCCAGAACTTGCTGCAATCGCGCTGGAGGGCGCGAAGGGCGTCGGTAAGACCGCAACTGCCACCCAGCGCGCTGCGACGATCTTCTCGTTGAATAAGAGGGCGCAACGCGCCGTCGTTGCCGCGGACCCCGAGGCCGTGACTCTGGCCGCAAAGCCAACGTTCATTGACGAATGGCAGCTCGTACCCGATGTATGGGAAGAAGTACGCAGCGCGGTAGATAACAACACTTCTGGCGGACAGTTTCTGCTTGCCGGATCAGCAGGAATAGCACCCGGTGTACGAATCCACTCTGGCGCAGGTCGCATCATCAGCCTCACGATGCGACCCCTCGCGTTCAGCGAACGCGGCATCGCCACGCCAGCTGTCTCGCTCGGGGAACTTCTCTCGGGCGTGCGGCCACGCGTCACGGGCACCACTTCGGTCAGTCTTGACACATATACGGATGAGATTCTCCGATCGGGATTCCCCGGCATACGCGGTCTCGGCGAACGGGGCCGAAAAATGCAACTCGACAGCTACCTCTCACGCCTCGTGGCCCGGGAGCTCCCAGAAAATGGCGTCAGTATCCGCCACCCAGGAGCGCTCATGAAATGGCTGGCTGCATACGGGGCCGCAACGTCCACGGATGCGAGTTACACGACCCTCCTTGACGCCGCGTCTGCGGGCGTGGCAGACAAACCGGCGCGCTCTACGATCGAGTCATACCGAGAACACTTGGAGAGGCTCTATGTTCTCGATCCACTTCCACCGTGGATCCCGACCTTTAACCCCCTTAAGCGACTGAGGCGGTCTCCGAAGCATCACCTTGTTGATCCTGGACTTGCAGCACGCCTCGTGGGTGTGGGTAAATCCGGTCTGCTTCACGGCGAAGGCACCGTGTCGCAATCAACAGGTACATGGCTCGGTGCCTTGTTCGAATCGTTGGCTACACAAAGCATCAGAGTGTACGCGGAACCTCATGGCGCCCAACTCGGGCATCTACGCACCAGCGATAATCGGCGAGAGATCGATCTCATCGTTGAGGGAGAAGATCGCGGCGTGGTCGCCATCGAGGTGAAACTTGCGGCGACAATAGGAGATCGCGACGTACGTCATCTGAATTGGTTACAGGATCAAATCGGTGACCGTCTTGCCGACAAGGTCGTCGTCAACACAGGGCCATACGCCTATCGACGACCCGACGGCGTTGCTGTCGTCCCCTTAGCGTTGCTCGGGCCATGA
- a CDS encoding IclR family transcriptional regulator: protein MSQSVKRAARIVDSIAAEPKSVVQLAEEFELHRSTMFRELQSLEEVGYARRRKDGTYTLGFHLVSLAQSSLESIDLRDVASSLLRRLHKVVGNTVHLAALMDDSIIYVDKVEDASGVRMYSRVGAPVRTHCSGVGKAILAHLDVGKRDTVLASTDWRKYTENTITTRSGLDVELAAIAEQGWAVDDGEFEDFVNCVAVPIVTRAGIVGALSLTAIRMVEDLDQLKTRLPLMQQTAQQIARELGP from the coding sequence ATGTCGCAGAGCGTGAAACGGGCGGCTCGCATTGTCGATTCGATTGCCGCGGAGCCAAAGAGCGTCGTGCAGCTTGCAGAGGAATTCGAGCTGCACCGGTCGACCATGTTTCGTGAACTGCAGTCGCTTGAAGAGGTGGGCTACGCCCGACGTCGCAAAGATGGAACGTACACTCTCGGTTTCCACCTCGTCTCGCTCGCGCAGAGCTCACTCGAGAGCATTGATCTGCGGGATGTGGCGTCGAGCCTGCTGCGTCGGCTGCACAAGGTTGTGGGAAACACGGTGCACCTTGCGGCGCTCATGGACGACTCCATCATCTATGTCGACAAGGTCGAAGACGCCAGCGGTGTGCGCATGTACTCGCGGGTCGGCGCGCCCGTGCGCACCCACTGCAGCGGGGTGGGTAAGGCGATTCTCGCCCATCTCGACGTCGGCAAGCGGGATACTGTGCTCGCGAGCACCGACTGGAGGAAGTACACCGAGAACACGATTACGACGCGCAGCGGGCTCGACGTGGAGCTCGCGGCTATCGCCGAGCAGGGCTGGGCTGTTGACGATGGCGAGTTCGAGGACTTCGTCAATTGCGTCGCTGTGCCGATCGTCACGCGCGCCGGCATTGTGGGCGCGCTGTCGCTCACGGCGATTCGCATGGTCGAAGACCTCGATCAGTTGAAGACGCGCCTGCCGCTGATGCAGCAGACGGCGCAGCAGATCGCCCGTGAGCTTGGACCGTGA
- a CDS encoding N-acyl-D-amino-acid deacylase family protein: MRTILQGGTVVDRDGERVADVVVDGDTIVAVGADVAIEGARVIDCAGRFILPGFVDAHSHADGLLADDDVQRALLKQGVTSIIAGQDGVSFAPGDGAYGSEYFAAINGPHPSYAGGGVAEYLAGVDGASRLNAAYAIPGGTVRWEVCGRSTAPANHAERDAMAALVEQGMRDGAVGLSTGLDYVPGIFADAREIAALTAPVAKAGGVYISHMRGGYEANSSEGIDEIAAIAAATGARVHISHFHAEAHIVLAQLAALDDWGVDATFDAYPYTRGCTLLAMPLLPPELVAKPVDDVVRVIGDPVERARLRRDWFPEVDSKPSLGPEWPSMITLAHVAAPEYAWAHGMTVEDAAAAAGVDAIDLALDVLTASRLQANAVMAVRYDRPVSELAQIFAHPAHMGGSDGIFVGAHPHPRARGTFARYLREYVRETRTWSWPDAASHLSAAPAERFSLGRRGRVEPGWVADLIVVDPETVSDTATYEHPLGEAVGIDDVLVAGVPVLRAGELQESLPGRGLRRSETQE, translated from the coding sequence ATGCGAACCATCCTGCAGGGCGGAACCGTTGTCGATCGCGACGGCGAGCGGGTTGCCGACGTTGTCGTCGACGGCGACACGATCGTGGCGGTCGGCGCCGACGTCGCCATCGAGGGGGCCCGCGTAATCGACTGCGCCGGGCGCTTCATCCTGCCGGGATTCGTCGACGCGCACTCGCACGCCGATGGACTTCTGGCAGACGACGACGTGCAGCGTGCGCTGCTGAAGCAGGGCGTCACGAGCATCATCGCCGGGCAAGACGGCGTCTCGTTTGCCCCGGGAGACGGCGCCTATGGCAGCGAGTACTTCGCAGCCATCAACGGGCCGCACCCGAGCTACGCGGGCGGCGGCGTTGCGGAGTACCTGGCCGGGGTCGACGGAGCGTCGAGGCTCAACGCCGCCTACGCGATTCCTGGCGGAACCGTGCGCTGGGAGGTGTGTGGGCGTTCGACCGCGCCAGCGAACCACGCCGAGCGTGACGCGATGGCGGCGCTCGTCGAGCAGGGAATGCGCGACGGCGCCGTCGGGCTATCGACAGGGCTCGACTATGTGCCCGGCATTTTCGCCGATGCCCGCGAGATCGCGGCACTCACCGCGCCCGTCGCGAAGGCGGGCGGCGTCTACATCAGCCACATGCGCGGCGGGTACGAGGCGAACTCCTCCGAGGGTATCGACGAGATCGCCGCCATCGCCGCGGCGACGGGCGCCCGAGTGCACATCTCGCACTTTCACGCCGAGGCGCACATTGTGCTTGCACAGCTCGCAGCCCTCGACGATTGGGGTGTCGACGCCACGTTCGATGCCTACCCGTATACGCGCGGCTGCACGCTGCTGGCGATGCCGCTACTGCCGCCCGAGCTCGTGGCGAAGCCCGTCGACGACGTAGTGCGTGTGATCGGCGACCCGGTCGAACGCGCGCGACTGCGCCGCGACTGGTTTCCCGAAGTCGACAGCAAGCCGAGCCTCGGGCCCGAGTGGCCGAGCATGATCACCCTCGCGCACGTTGCAGCGCCCGAGTATGCCTGGGCACACGGCATGACCGTTGAGGATGCCGCTGCGGCGGCCGGCGTGGACGCCATCGACCTCGCTCTCGACGTACTCACGGCATCCCGCCTGCAGGCGAACGCGGTGATGGCGGTGCGCTACGATCGGCCGGTCTCTGAGCTCGCGCAGATCTTTGCGCACCCGGCGCACATGGGCGGCTCTGACGGCATCTTCGTCGGCGCGCACCCGCACCCGCGTGCCCGCGGCACGTTCGCCCGCTACCTGCGCGAGTACGTGCGCGAGACCCGCACCTGGTCGTGGCCGGATGCTGCCTCGCACCTGTCGGCCGCGCCCGCGGAGCGCTTCTCGCTCGGCCGTCGCGGTCGCGTCGAGCCGGGCTGGGTCGCCGACCTCATCGTCGTTGACCCGGAAACCGTCAGCGATACGGCGACCTACGAGCATCCTCTGGGTGAAGCCGTCGGAATCGACGACGTGCTCGTCGCCGGCGTGCCGGTGCTCAGAGCTGGCGAGCTGCAGGAGTCATTGCCTGGCCGGGGTCTTCGTCGCTCGGAAACACAGGAGTAG
- a CDS encoding alanine racemase, with translation MTTSLHLGDLASERLSARDKGIPARAFGLTVREFLDSEPRLGEFWTPIIALDDEAMQNNLDVMREWTAARGLELMPHGKTTMAPALWQRQLDAGCTGITLATMGQVRTARTFGLSSIMLANSAVDERSLRYLAAELADPDFRFSCWVDSVATIEAMEDALARVALDRPIDVCIELGQDGGRTGARTLDEAIAVAQRAAASGVVRLAGVGGYEGSLGHDRSAHSVDAVRRYLERQVELHRALGDLYDDGDISVTAGGSAYFDIVADVYAEAMTDDAHTHWTLRSGAYITHDDGFYRSISPLDEAGDNVANPLRSAMHGIARVVSHPEPGLALLDGGKRDFPFDEGLPIPRAIAADIGQSPRALVGAEISAMNDQHSYLTLTEQDAAIGDVISLGLSHPCTAFDKWHYLPVVESAASDRVIDLVRTFF, from the coding sequence ATGACGACATCGCTTCATCTCGGCGACCTGGCAAGCGAGCGGCTCTCCGCGCGAGACAAGGGCATTCCCGCTCGGGCGTTCGGCCTCACTGTTCGAGAGTTTCTCGACAGTGAGCCGCGGCTCGGCGAGTTCTGGACTCCGATCATCGCGCTCGATGACGAGGCGATGCAGAACAATCTCGACGTGATGCGCGAGTGGACGGCCGCGCGCGGGCTCGAGCTGATGCCGCACGGAAAGACGACGATGGCGCCGGCACTCTGGCAGCGACAGCTTGATGCCGGATGCACGGGCATCACGCTCGCCACGATGGGGCAGGTGCGCACAGCGCGAACCTTCGGGTTGAGCTCGATCATGCTGGCCAATTCCGCCGTCGACGAGCGCTCGCTGCGCTACCTCGCCGCAGAGCTCGCCGACCCGGACTTCCGGTTTTCTTGCTGGGTCGATTCGGTGGCGACGATCGAGGCGATGGAAGATGCGCTCGCGAGGGTCGCCCTCGACCGTCCGATCGACGTGTGCATCGAGCTCGGTCAAGACGGCGGCCGCACGGGAGCGCGCACGCTCGACGAAGCCATTGCCGTCGCGCAGCGTGCCGCGGCATCCGGTGTCGTCCGGCTTGCCGGCGTTGGCGGATATGAGGGGAGCCTCGGCCACGATCGCTCAGCGCATTCTGTCGATGCCGTACGCCGCTATCTCGAGCGACAGGTCGAGCTGCACCGAGCACTCGGCGACCTCTACGACGACGGCGATATCTCCGTGACGGCGGGAGGCAGTGCCTACTTCGACATCGTCGCCGACGTGTACGCGGAGGCAATGACCGACGACGCGCACACACACTGGACATTGAGATCCGGCGCCTACATCACCCACGATGACGGCTTCTACCGCAGCATCTCGCCGCTTGACGAGGCCGGTGACAACGTGGCGAACCCGCTTCGCTCTGCCATGCACGGCATCGCCCGCGTTGTCTCGCACCCGGAACCGGGCCTCGCGCTGCTCGACGGGGGGAAGCGTGATTTTCCGTTTGACGAGGGGCTGCCGATCCCGCGCGCAATCGCCGCCGACATCGGGCAGTCGCCGCGTGCGCTCGTCGGCGCCGAGATCTCGGCGATGAACGACCAGCACAGCTACCTGACGCTGACCGAGCAGGATGCCGCTATCGGCGACGTCATCTCACTCGGCCTCTCGCACCCGTGCACCGCGTTCGACAAATGGCACTACCTCCCGGTCGTCGAATCGGCCGCGTCCGACCGTGTCATCGACCTCGTTCGCACGTTCTTCTAG
- a CDS encoding sugar kinase, with amino-acid sequence MTSEAAPRLITIGETMTLVTPASAEPLGTATDFRLDAGGAESNLASHLSHLGVRAAWVSAVGDDALGERLRATISARGVDTRWVTSDAEAPTGVYFKDPGDGVLYYRRSSAASRMGPETVRDVPLEASEIVHLTGITPALSPSCSDLVDSVVERVAASSATLSFDVNHRAALWPRGAASPTLRSLANRADIVFVGLDEAHTLWGTETADDVRAILPEPERLVVKDGEIGATEFYRADGTDERVFVATTPADVVEAVGAGDAFAAGYLAAALRGEAASDRLAAGHARARLVLQSTSDFIIEVEELIIDPDKQKG; translated from the coding sequence ATGACTTCCGAGGCCGCTCCACGCCTGATTACCATCGGTGAGACGATGACGCTCGTCACCCCGGCATCGGCCGAACCGCTCGGGACGGCGACAGATTTTCGGCTCGACGCGGGTGGCGCCGAATCGAACCTCGCCTCGCACCTCTCCCACCTCGGAGTTCGCGCCGCCTGGGTTAGCGCCGTCGGAGACGATGCACTCGGGGAGCGCCTTCGGGCAACGATCAGCGCCCGCGGCGTCGATACTCGGTGGGTGACATCGGATGCCGAGGCACCAACGGGCGTGTACTTCAAAGACCCGGGCGACGGCGTTCTGTACTACCGGCGCAGCTCGGCGGCCTCGCGAATGGGGCCGGAAACCGTACGCGACGTGCCTCTCGAAGCCTCCGAGATCGTGCACCTGACAGGGATCACTCCCGCCCTCTCGCCAAGCTGCTCAGACCTTGTCGACTCCGTGGTCGAACGCGTGGCGGCGAGCAGCGCGACGCTCAGCTTCGACGTGAACCACCGCGCTGCCCTGTGGCCGCGGGGCGCCGCCTCCCCCACCCTGCGTTCCCTTGCCAACCGAGCCGACATCGTCTTCGTCGGACTCGACGAAGCGCACACGCTCTGGGGAACCGAGACGGCAGACGACGTTCGCGCAATTCTCCCCGAACCCGAGCGACTCGTCGTCAAAGACGGCGAAATCGGGGCCACCGAGTTTTACCGCGCCGACGGAACAGACGAACGCGTCTTCGTCGCAACGACCCCGGCCGATGTCGTCGAAGCGGTTGGCGCCGGCGACGCGTTTGCGGCTGGCTACCTCGCGGCGGCACTGCGTGGCGAAGCGGCATCCGATCGGCTGGCGGCAGGACACGCACGGGCACGTCTCGTGCTGCAATCGACGAGCGACTTCATCATCGAGGTCGAAGAACTGATCATCGATCCGGACAAGCAGAAGGGCTGA
- a CDS encoding bifunctional 4-hydroxy-2-oxoglutarate aldolase/2-dehydro-3-deoxy-phosphogluconate aldolase, which produces MASNTEFDTLFAGAPLMAIMRGMGVERSLNVAAAAWDLGIDVVELPIQTADDIEALRAVAEAGRGRGKRVGAGTVVTVEHVAQAAAAGAEFTVSPGFDPEVVRASTEAGLPALPGVATPSEVQLALKEGLTWLKAFPASLLGTPWFGAMRGPFPGAKFVATGGMDAGNAGDFLTAGVRVVAVGSALEDESQLPKLAELLKR; this is translated from the coding sequence ATGGCCAGCAATACAGAATTCGACACTCTCTTCGCGGGCGCCCCACTCATGGCGATTATGCGGGGCATGGGCGTGGAACGCAGCCTGAACGTCGCCGCCGCCGCATGGGACCTCGGCATCGACGTTGTCGAACTGCCGATTCAGACTGCAGACGACATTGAGGCTCTGCGAGCGGTCGCCGAGGCCGGCCGCGGTCGCGGCAAGCGCGTCGGCGCCGGCACCGTCGTCACGGTCGAGCACGTGGCACAGGCCGCCGCCGCCGGAGCCGAATTCACGGTGAGCCCTGGCTTCGACCCGGAGGTCGTGCGCGCCTCGACGGAGGCCGGTCTGCCCGCCCTCCCTGGCGTCGCAACCCCGAGTGAGGTGCAGCTTGCCCTGAAGGAGGGCCTGACCTGGCTCAAGGCCTTTCCCGCCTCGCTTCTCGGCACACCGTGGTTCGGTGCGATGCGTGGGCCGTTTCCCGGGGCGAAGTTCGTGGCAACAGGCGGAATGGATGCCGGTAACGCCGGCGACTTCCTCACCGCAGGTGTGCGTGTCGTCGCCGTGGGCTCGGCTCTCGAAGACGAGTCGCAGCTGCCGAAGCTCGCTGAGTTGCTGAAGCGCTGA
- a CDS encoding rhodanese-like domain-containing protein — protein MAVSAKGSAADSIRSRLAHVEARLAYEIDVVAARASQADGAVIVDTRKQASWDHGHVTGALHLPNDALEGDLGVLPTDRTLILYGWGPGCNGETYTAKTLLEQGFDVREMIGGYEYWARNGFPIEGVGEDGAIVDLTRPADPLVTAE, from the coding sequence ATGGCGGTCTCCGCGAAGGGCAGCGCTGCTGACAGCATCCGTTCCCGTCTTGCTCATGTGGAAGCACGGCTCGCCTACGAGATCGACGTCGTGGCAGCGCGCGCATCTCAGGCTGACGGCGCGGTGATCGTCGATACGCGCAAGCAGGCTTCGTGGGATCACGGCCACGTGACTGGGGCGCTTCATCTGCCGAACGACGCGCTAGAGGGCGATCTGGGCGTTCTGCCGACTGACCGCACGCTCATCCTGTATGGCTGGGGGCCGGGCTGCAATGGAGAGACATACACGGCGAAGACGCTGCTCGAGCAGGGATTTGATGTGCGCGAGATGATCGGCGGCTACGAGTATTGGGCGCGCAACGGATTTCCCATCGAAGGTGTCGGTGAGGACGGCGCGATCGTCGACCTCACCCGCCCGGCCGATCCGCTCGTCACCGCAGAGTAG
- a CDS encoding DUF6320 domain-containing protein: protein MRRCDACAVDIEGAWVRCPLCGTAVAGEATPSPLPSIPLTFSRRRVVRVLFFTSLAVILASFAAQLLFSHELTGLGMIRSVWLGLSAMWLVVLMAVRKRRNLAKSTVYLVVIVGLICVYWDYLSGWPGWSVTYAIPILCASSIVALLITVRLMRIETSEHVVYSVLTVLLGLAPIGFLAFGWVTNALPSIICGGLSLIVLALLQLVGGRTVRHELGKRLHV, encoded by the coding sequence ATGAGGCGGTGCGACGCATGCGCGGTTGATATCGAGGGAGCCTGGGTTCGATGCCCTCTGTGCGGAACAGCGGTCGCGGGCGAGGCAACACCCAGCCCGCTGCCGTCGATCCCATTGACATTCTCGCGGCGTCGCGTGGTGAGGGTGCTCTTCTTCACCTCTCTCGCCGTGATTCTGGCGTCCTTCGCTGCCCAGCTGCTGTTCAGCCATGAGCTCACGGGTCTTGGCATGATCCGCTCCGTCTGGCTGGGGCTGAGCGCCATGTGGCTTGTCGTGCTGATGGCCGTGCGCAAACGTCGCAATCTCGCCAAGAGCACGGTCTACCTCGTCGTGATCGTCGGCCTCATCTGCGTCTACTGGGACTATCTCTCGGGCTGGCCCGGCTGGTCGGTGACGTATGCGATCCCGATTCTCTGCGCATCGTCCATCGTCGCCTTGCTGATCACCGTCCGGCTGATGCGCATCGAGACGAGCGAGCACGTCGTCTACAGCGTATTGACCGTGCTTCTGGGGCTTGCGCCCATTGGATTTCTCGCGTTCGGCTGGGTGACGAACGCCCTGCCGTCGATCATTTGCGGTGGACTCAGCCTGATCGTCCTCGCGCTGCTGCAGCTCGTCGGGGGGCGTACCGTCCGCCATGAGCTCGGTAAGCGCCTGCACGTGTGA
- a CDS encoding alcohol acetyltransferase encodes MTRGDGTRRNWVRLDNASNIFLAARSDSDPKVFRISAEMDHDVDPVLLQQALDATYDRYPLYHAVLRRGVFWYYLQDSDLRPRVTGDRQHTCAPIYQADRRNLLFRVMHHRQRIILEIFHALSDGTGALWFLTDLVTAYVSLRHPEQPSTQGESGAGSDAHADRGQLDARTPAGEGAEPTHGLVADSFAHYFRRRRRHEAPASEPDFSTGPGPAAPGSGVVGGRARFARGIPRRIGRFFHLPERKVYRVRGTRTPDNRTRAVELTMPAHDVLNLARAAEVPLTMFLTALFFESIRASAGDLGKARTLSASAPVNLRQFFPSTSPRNFFATVRVDHTYGEGADDVGSIGRQLDAQFSPKVSPEALEKTLRQFIRLEGLFVLRVIPRPLKDVILRLVNWGNNRGLSIAVSNLGRVSLPDSVDEHVGRMSFHVSAARPQICVMSHAGVLTISFTSPCVETDHIKEFARLLTDRGVAVTVAAARVTEEELAEAAL; translated from the coding sequence GTGACCCGCGGGGATGGGACGCGCCGCAACTGGGTGCGGCTCGACAACGCGTCAAACATCTTTCTTGCCGCGCGAAGCGACTCCGATCCCAAGGTATTCCGCATCAGTGCCGAGATGGATCATGATGTGGACCCGGTGCTGCTGCAGCAAGCGCTGGATGCAACGTACGACCGTTACCCCCTTTACCATGCCGTGCTGCGTCGAGGCGTGTTCTGGTACTACCTTCAAGACAGCGACCTTCGCCCCCGCGTCACCGGCGATCGGCAGCACACCTGTGCTCCCATCTATCAAGCGGATCGGCGCAACCTGCTCTTCCGCGTGATGCATCACCGCCAGCGGATCATCCTCGAGATCTTCCACGCTTTGTCTGACGGCACCGGTGCGCTGTGGTTTCTGACCGACCTTGTTACCGCCTACGTCAGCCTGCGGCATCCCGAGCAGCCGAGCACTCAAGGCGAGTCCGGTGCCGGTTCCGACGCTCACGCCGACCGAGGCCAGCTCGACGCACGCACGCCAGCTGGCGAGGGAGCCGAGCCGACGCACGGGCTTGTCGCCGACAGCTTCGCGCACTATTTCCGCCGCCGTCGCCGCCACGAAGCACCGGCATCGGAGCCCGACTTCAGCACGGGCCCGGGCCCCGCAGCACCAGGTTCGGGCGTTGTCGGAGGGCGCGCTCGATTCGCGCGGGGAATTCCTCGCAGGATCGGCCGATTCTTCCATTTGCCTGAGAGGAAGGTATATCGCGTCAGAGGAACGCGCACCCCAGATAACCGGACGCGCGCCGTCGAACTCACGATGCCCGCGCACGATGTCCTAAACCTCGCGCGCGCCGCAGAAGTCCCGCTGACGATGTTCTTGACTGCGCTGTTCTTTGAATCCATTCGTGCGTCGGCAGGTGACCTGGGCAAGGCCCGCACGCTGTCGGCGTCGGCGCCGGTCAATCTGCGTCAGTTCTTCCCCTCGACATCGCCTCGGAACTTCTTTGCAACGGTCCGAGTGGACCACACGTACGGCGAGGGTGCCGACGACGTGGGCTCAATCGGCAGACAGCTTGATGCCCAGTTCAGCCCGAAGGTCAGCCCCGAGGCCTTGGAGAAGACGCTGCGTCAGTTCATCCGGCTTGAGGGTCTGTTTGTTCTGAGGGTCATACCGCGGCCGCTGAAAGATGTGATTTTGAGGCTGGTCAATTGGGGGAACAACCGCGGTCTCAGCATCGCCGTCTCAAATCTCGGCCGCGTCAGCCTGCCCGATTCCGTCGATGAACACGTGGGACGCATGTCGTTTCACGTATCAGCGGCGCGTCCGCAGATCTGCGTCATGAGTCATGCAGGCGTGCTCACGATCAGCTTTACGTCGCCATGTGTCGAGACCGATCACATTAAAGAGTTCGCGCGGCTCCTCACCGACCGCGGTGTCGCTGTCACGGTCGCAGCCGCGCGCGTGACCGAAGAGGAACTCGCGGAGGCGGCATTATGA
- a CDS encoding alpha/beta hydrolase, with the protein MNRLTRAFLGLFAAPRINMREDYGKVRRFQRRLAIMSMPWRRTLYRQTVADAGRRSVPVRVFQPKERRRDDVLLFFHGGGWVTGDIETYTPACATIADLTGCVVASVNYRLAPEHPFPEGLDDCFGIVEQLLANPQRAGIADAADIVLVGDSAGGNLAAAVSLKLRRQGLCGARRQILLYPVTHWDHTLDTSPFASVREHGEDLRLTSAEVQDYFDLYVPDPERRRDPLVAPLESTDLSGQPTTLVVTAELDLLRDEGEAYGRALARAGNAVRIHRVRGALHGFIQLPRFSRPVREACAVINAFLDDPLASDESVTDIGGPGQEAAW; encoded by the coding sequence ATGAACCGGCTGACGCGGGCATTTCTCGGGCTGTTCGCCGCCCCGCGGATCAACATGCGCGAGGACTACGGGAAGGTACGGCGCTTTCAACGTCGACTCGCCATCATGTCGATGCCGTGGCGCCGGACGCTGTATCGGCAGACCGTTGCCGATGCGGGGAGACGCTCGGTCCCTGTTCGCGTCTTCCAGCCGAAGGAACGTCGACGTGATGATGTGCTGCTCTTCTTCCACGGTGGCGGCTGGGTCACGGGTGACATCGAGACATACACGCCGGCCTGTGCCACGATCGCCGACCTCACGGGGTGTGTCGTGGCCTCAGTCAACTACAGACTGGCGCCGGAGCATCCGTTCCCCGAGGGTCTCGACGACTGCTTCGGGATTGTTGAGCAGCTGCTGGCGAACCCACAGCGCGCGGGCATCGCTGATGCCGCAGACATCGTACTGGTTGGGGATTCTGCCGGAGGCAATCTCGCTGCCGCTGTCTCCCTCAAACTCCGCCGACAGGGCCTCTGCGGTGCGCGACGGCAGATCCTGCTCTATCCGGTGACGCACTGGGACCACACTCTGGACACGTCTCCGTTCGCCTCGGTACGCGAGCACGGCGAAGACCTCAGGCTCACCAGCGCTGAGGTGCAGGACTATTTCGATCTGTACGTGCCCGACCCGGAACGGCGCCGAGATCCTCTCGTTGCTCCTCTGGAGTCGACGGATCTGTCTGGGCAGCCGACAACTCTCGTGGTGACGGCGGAGCTTGACCTTCTGCGCGATGAAGGTGAAGCATACGGTCGAGCTCTCGCACGGGCGGGGAACGCCGTGCGGATTCATCGTGTGCGCGGAGCCTTGCACGGGTTCATCCAACTGCCGCGGTTCTCACGGCCGGTGCGGGAGGCCTGCGCGGTGATCAATGCGTTTCTCGATGACCCCCTCGCGTCCGACGAGAGCGTCACCGATATCGGAGGGCCGGGGCAGGAGGCAGCGTGGTGA